Proteins encoded together in one Onychomys torridus chromosome 1, mOncTor1.1, whole genome shotgun sequence window:
- the Kif7 gene encoding kinesin-like protein KIF7 isoform X1: MAEAFKLIDENDLLDCLVHVSYLEVYKEEFRDLLEVGTASRDIQLREDDRGNVVLCGVKEVDVEGLDEVLSLLEMGNAARHTGATHFNRFSSRSHTVFTVTLEQRGRAPSRLPRPAAGHLLVSKFHFVDLAGSERVLKTGSTGERLKESIQINSTLLALGNVISALGDPQRRGSHIPYRDSKITRILKDSLGGNAKTVMIACVSPSSSDFDETLNTLNYASRAQNIRNRATVNWRPEAERAPEEQAAGARGPPRHRSETRIIHRGRRVPGPAVGSTAAAAGLGAECARCRARTSAAYSLLRELQAEPGLPGAAARKVRDWLCAVEGERSALSSASGPDSGIESAPAEDQTAQGNSARKGDEGAQQLLSLQNQVARLEEENRDFLAALEDAMEQYKLQSDRLREQQEEMVELRLRLELARPGWGAPGLLQGLPPGSFVPRPHTAPLGGVHTNMLGMVPPICLPGEEVSSEQGVSGEKGLRFPGAAHYKGQDATPGEPDAKGSHPPLRVTNGGEVKTEALAQVDDLGSSSSTTSEEEEEEEEEEPPRRTLTLRRNGISNWSQRAGVRPESPPDRKGPEVCPEESAATIPAARAVGGSKVPVQTRQNPAAMASEWRLAQAQQKIRELAINIRMKEELIGELVRTGKAAQALNRQHSQRIRELEQEAERVRAELYEGQRQLRELEGREPQDASERSRLQEFRKRVAAAQSQVQVLKEKKQATERLVSLSAQSETRLQELERNVQLMRRQQGQLQRRLREETEQKRRLETEMNKRQHRVKELELKHEQQQKILKIKTEEIAAFQRKRRSGSNGSVVSLEQQQKIEEQKKWLDQEMEKVLQQRRALEELGQELHKRELILAKKEALIQEKTGLESKRLRSSQALNEDIVRVSSRLEHLEKELSEKSGQLRQGSAQNQQQIRGEIDTLRQEKDSLLKQRLEIDSKLRQGSLLSPEEERTLFQLDEAIEALDAAIEYKNEAITCRQRVLRASASLLSQCEMNLMAKLSYLSSSETRALLCKYFDKVVTLREEQHQQQIAFSELEMQLEEQQRLVYWLEVALERQRLEMDRQLTLQQKEHEQNVQLLLQQGRDHLGEGLADSKRQYEARIQALEKELGRHMWINQELKQKLSAGSPASQGRGGERRNLCLETRQGLGNEDGIHPAAPEAPWQSSLLEGAPRAWDETRDLVHAPLPLTWKRSSLCSEQGSSEELRAREATEPPVGRVLPVGEMGLSWNFGPLPKPRWEPRRTSPWMIDVRKNPL; the protein is encoded by the exons ATGGCTGAGGCCTTCAAGCTCATCGATGAGAACGACCTGCTGGACTGCCTGGTGCACGTGTCCTACCTAGAAGTCTACAAGGAAGAGTTCCGAGACCTGCTGGAAGTGGGCACTGCCAGCCGGGACATCCAGCTTCGGGAAGACGACCGGGGAAATGTTG TGCTGTGTGGGGTGAAGGAAGTGGACGTGGAAGGCCTGGATGAGGTGCTGAGCCTGCTGGAGATGGGCAACGCTGCGCGGCACACAGGCGCCACACACTTCAACCGTTTCTCCAGCCGCTCACACACGGTCTTCACTGTGACCCTGGAGCAGCGCGGCCGGGCTCCCAGCCGCTTGCCTCGACCCGCCGCCGGCCACCTGCTGGTCTCCAAATTCCACTTCGTGGACCTGGCAGGCTCCGAGAGGGTCCTCAAGACCGGCAGCACGGGCGAACGGCTCAAGGAGAGCATCCAGATTAACAGCACCCTGCTGGCGCTGGGCAATGTCATCAGCGCTCTAGGGGACCCTCAGCGCCGCGGCAGCCACATCCCCTACCGCGACTCCAAGATCACCCG GATCCTCAAAGACTCTCTGGGAGGGAACGCCAAGACGGTGATGATCGCCTGCGTCAGCCCCTCCTCCTCCGACTTCGACGAAACTCTGAACACGCTCAACTACGCCAGCCGCGCCCAGAACATCCGCAACCGCGCCACAGTCAACTGGCGGCCCGAGGCCGAGCGCGCCCCGGAAGAACAGGCGGCGGGCGCGCGCGGGCCTCCGCGACACCGCTCGGAGACGCGCATCATCCACCGGGGCCGGCGCGTGCCCGGCCCCGCCGTGGGCTCCACGGCGGCGGCGGCCGGCCTGGGCGCCGAGTGCGCGCGCTGCCGGGCCCGCACCAGCGCCGCCTACAGCCTCCTGCGAGAACTGCAGGCAGAGCCGGGGCTGCCCGGCGCCGCAGCCCGCAAGGTGCGGGACTGGCTGTGCGCCGTGGAGGGCGAGCGCAGCGCCCTGAGCTCCGCCTCCGGGCCTGACAGCGGCATCGAGAGCGCTCCAGCCGAAGACCAGACCGCGCAGGGGAACAGCGCGAGAAAG GGAGATGAGGGGGCCCAGCAGCTACTGAGCTTGCAGAACCAGGTGGCGCGGCTGGAGGAGGAGAATCGAGACTTCCTGGCAGCTTTGGAGGATGCTATGGAGCAGTACAAGCTGCAG AGTGACCGCCTgagagagcagcaggaggagatGGTGGAGCTTCGCCTTCGGCTAGAGCTGGCCCGGCCTGGCTGGGGAGCCCCGGGGCTCCTGCAGGGCTTGCCTCCTGGGTCCTTTGTGCCTCGACCTCACACGGCCCCCCTGGGGGGTGTCCACACTAacatgctgggcatggtgcccCCCATTTGTCTTCCTGGAGAAGAAGTTAGCTCTGAGCAG GGTGTCAGTGGTGAGAAAGGACTTAGGTTCCCAGGAGCTGCCCACTACAAAGGGCAGGATGCCACCCCTGGAGAGCCAGATGCCAAGGGATCACATCCTCCCCTGAGG GTGACAAATGGCGGGGAGGTCAAGACGGAGGCGCTGGCCCAAGTGGACGACCTGGGAAGTAGCTCTTCCACTAcctcagaggaggaagaggaggaggaagaagaggagccaCCCAGGCGGACCTTAACCCTTCGCAG aaATGGGATTAGCAACTGGAGCCAGAGGGCAGGGGTCCGTCCAGAGAGCCCACCTGACAGGAAGGGCCCAGAGGTCTGCCCAGAAGAGTCAGCTGCTACCATCCCAGCAGCACGAG CAGTTGGTGGCAGCAAGGTCCCAGTTCAGACCCGCCAAAACCCAGCTGCCATGGCCTCTGAGTGGCGACTGGCCCAGGCCCAGCAGAAGATCCGGGAACTGGCCATCAACATCCGCATGAAGGAGGAGCTCATTGGTGAGCTGGTCCGCACAG GGAAGGCGGCCCAGGCCCTGAACCGCCAGCACAGCCAGCGCATCCGGGAGCTGGAGCAGGAGGCCGAGCGCGTGCGGGCTGAGTTGTACGAGGGTCAGAGGCAGCTTCGTGAACTGGAGGGCAGGGAGCCCCAGGATGCCAGCGAGCGGTCCAGGCTTCAGGAATTCCGCAAGAGAGTGGCGGCAGCCCAGAGCCAGGTGCAG GTACTGAAGGAGAAGAAGCAGGCCACGGAGCGGCTGGTGTCACTGTCGGCTCAAAGTGAGACGCggctccaggagctggagaggaacGTGCAGCTCATGCGGCGCCAGCAGGGGCAGCTGCAGAGGCGGCTCCGCGAGGAGACGGAGCAGAAGCGGCGCCTGGAGACGGAGATGAACAAGAGGCAGCATCGGGTCAAG GAACTGGAGCTGAAGCATGAGCAACAGCAGAAGATCCTGAAAATCAAGACGGAAGAGATCGCAGCCTTCCAGAGGAAGAGGCGCAGCGGCAGCAATGGCTCCGTGGTCAGCCTGGAGCAGCAGCAG AAGATCGAGGAGCAGAAGAAGTGGCTGGACCAGGAGATGGAAAAGGTGCTGCAGCAGCGGCGGGCGCTGGAGGAGTTAGGACAAGAGCTTCACAAGCGGGAGCTCATCCTGGCCAAGAAGGAGGCCCTGATACAGGAGAAGACGGGGCTAGAGAGCAAGCGCCTGCGGTCCAGCCAG GCTCTCAATGAGGACATTGTGCGCGTGTCCAGCCGCCTGGAGCACCTGGAGAAGGAGCTCTCTGAGAAGAGCGGGCAGCTGCGGCAAGGCAGCGCTCAGAACCAGCAGCAGATCCGAGGGGAGATAGACACCCTGCGCCAGGAGAAGGACTCCCTGCTGAAGCAGCGCCTGGAGATTGATAGCAAGCTGAGGCAAGGAAGCCTGCTGTCACCTGAG GAGGAGAGGACACTGTTCCAGCTGGATGAAGCCATCGAAGCCCTGGATGCTGCCATTGAGTACAAGAATGAGGCTATCACATGCCGCCAGAGGGTGCTGCGGGCTTCGGCCTCCCTGCTGTCCCAGTGTGAGATGAATCTCATGGCCAAGCTCAGCTACCTCTCCTCCTCAGAGACCAGAGCCCTGCTGTGCAAGTATTTTGACAAG GTGGTGACGCTCCGAGAGGAACAGCACCAGCAGCAGATTGCCTTCTCggagctggagatgcagctgGAGGAGCAGCAGCGGCTGGTGTACTGGCTGGAGGTGGCACTGGAGCGCCAGCGCCTGGAGATGGACCGCCAGCTGACCCTGCAGCAGAAGGAGCATGAGCAGAATGTGCAGCTGCTCCTCCAGCAGGGCCGAG ACCACCTTGGCGAGGGCTTAGCAGACAGCAAGAGGCAATATGAGGCCCGGATTCAAGCTCTCGAGAAGGAACTGGGCCGACACATGTGGATAAaccaggagctgaagcagaagctcAGTGCAGGAAGTCCGGCCAGCCAGGGCCGAG gtggagagaggagaaaccTCTGCCTAGAAACCAGACAAGGCCTTGGGAATGAAGATGGGATCCACCCAGCAGCTCCTGAAGCTCCCTGGCAGTCCTCCCTTCTGGAGGGGGCACCCCGTGCCTGGGATGAGACCCGGGACTTGGTCCATGCCCCACTACCCCTGACATGGAAACGTTCAAGCCTGTGTAGTGAGCAGGGCTCTTCGGAGGAGCTGAGGGCCAGGGAAGCAACTGAACCCCCAGTAGGGCGTGTGCTACCTGTGGGTGAAATGGGCCTCTCCTGGAACTTTGGACCCTTGCCTAAGCCCCGGTGGGAACCCCGAAGAACCAGCCCGTGGATGATCGATGTCAGGAAAAACCCCTTGTAG